The window ATTTCCCCTCTGCCTCGTAAGCCAGTTCCGTCACCTCGGCCAGCGTCAGTACCTCCGGGCCGGCGACCTCGTAGGTCTCGCCGACGTGGGTCTCGTCCTCGAGGGCGTCGGCCAGCATGGGCACGAGGTCGCCGACCCAGATCGGCTGGAACCGCGTCTTCCCGCCGCCGGGTAGTCCCGTGACGTACGGCGTCGTCAGTTCCTTCGTGAACTCGACGAACTCGCCGCCATCGCCGAAGACGACCGAGGGCCGGAAGATCGTCCACTCGAGGTCCGACTCCCGGACGACCCCCTCGGCCTTCCCCTTGGCGCGGATGTAGTCGGTGTCGCCCTGGGGATCGGCCCCGAGCGCACTCAGCTGGACGAACCGATCGACGCCTTCCGTCTCCGCGAGATCGACGAGGTTCTCGGTCCCGCGGAGGTGGACCGTCTCGTGATCGGTGCCCCTGGGCTGGAACAGCGGCGAGAGCGCGACCAGGTTGACCACAGCGTCGTGGCCCGCGACCGCGTCTCGAATCGAGTCGGCGGCGCTCACGTCGCCCATCGCCACCTCGACCCCGTCCGGAAGCCCGCGGTCGTCGGGGCTGCGGGACAGCGCCGTCACGTCGTGACCCCGGTCGTGCAGTTCCGTACAGAGATTCCGCCCGATGAAGCCGGTGCCGCCCGCAACGAGGATCTTCATAGTCGAAACGTACACGCGAGGCGATAAATAGCTAGTCGGCTACGCTGTTGTGTTCGGCCACGGCGGCGGGGCGACAGGTCCTTGTACCTCCCCCAGCGACGTGCGAGCATGCTCGTCACGCTCGAGGGGCTGGACGGCAGCGGCAAGACGACGGTCTGGGAGGCCCTCCAGGACGCCTACCCCGATGCAGTCTTCACCCGCGAACCGACGAACGACTCCTGGTACGGCGACGCGGTCTACCGATCGATCGAGGACGACGACGCCGACTCGCTGGCCGAACTCTTCCTCTATACCGCCGACCACGCCGACCACCTCACCCGGAAGATCGAACCGGCCCTCGAGCGCGGCGACCTCGTCGTGTCCGATCGGTACTCCGACTCCCGTTTTGCTTACCAGGGGGCGACTCTGGAGGACTACGACCGGCTCGAGGTTCCCGACCCCCTCGAGTACGTCGTCGCCGTCCACGCGCCGTTCACGATCGACCCCGACCTGACGATCTACCTCGACGTCGACCCCGACACGGCCGCCGACCGTGCGGGCGCGACGAACAAGTTCGAGCGCGTCGACTACCTCGAGACCGTCCGGAAGAACTACGAACGGCTGGTCGAGCGCCACCCGGACCGGTTCGTCCGCGTGGACGCGAACCGGTCGCCCGAAGCGGTGCTCGAAGACGTGGAGGACGCGTTGACTGACGCGGTCGGGGACGGGTACTAGGCTCAATCCATCGCGATGTACGTCTGGGTCCCCTCGACGCCGTCGATACCCTGAATCTTGGTCGCCGCGATCTCCTTGACCGCCGCGGGCGTGTCGACCTGAGCCTTCGCGATGATGTCTACATCGCCCGCGACGATGTGGGCCGATCGGACGCCCTCGATGGCTTCCATCTCCGTTCGTAGTCGATCCGCCTCGCCCGTGTTCGCTTTGACCATGACGAATGCTGTAACCATTAGTTGACACCTCCCGATCCCGAGCCGGCGTTGGCGACCGCCTGGGACGCGGATTCCCCGACTAGCAGCTGCCGGATGTCGCTCAGTACCTCGAAGTCGGCCAGCACGACTACCCGATCGCCTACCTCGAGCGATTCGTCCTCGCCGGGTAACTCGAGTTCACCGTCGTGCTTGCCGAAGGCCAGCACCCGCGAATCCGCGGGCAACTCGAGTTCGCTGATCGTGTAGCCGTTGACCGGCGCGGCGTCGGTAATCGTCAGTTCGACGACCTGCAGGTGCTGTTCGATGTCCGCGATCGCACGGATCGTCCCGCCAAGCAGGGCGTTTTTCGCGCCGATCGCGCCGAGCCGTTCGGGGTAGATGACCTCGTCGACCTCGTCGGCGTACTTCCGGTAGATCTCCTCGCGGTAGGCCTCGTCGATGCGCATGACGGTCCGGCAGCCGTAGTGTTTCGCGATCATACAGGCCGTAAAGTTGACGTTGAGGTCGCCGGTCAGCGCACCGAGGGCGTCGGCCTCCGCAATGCCGGCCTCCTCGAGGAAGTGCTCCCGGGAGCCGTCACCCTCGACGACGGTAAACGCCTCGTTTCGGGCCCGCTGGACGCGTGGCTCGTCGCGTTCGACGAGCGTCACCTCGTGGCCTTCGTCGCGGAGAACGCGCGCCGTTCGCAGCCCGACCCGACCGGCGCCGATAATCACGAACCGCATGGCGAGGGATACGCTCCCGCCCTCCAATAAGTTTGCCCCAGTGTACCACACCACAGGATCGGGCAAAGCCTTTAGTCATGTCAGAGAGTACCACACCCTCGAGATGGTACACGCGTTCATTATGGTGAAGACGGCCGCCGGGAAGTCCGAGGGTCTGCTCGCCGACATCAGGGGCCTCGAGAACGTCGCCGAGGCCCACATCGTCGCTGGGAATTACGACATCATCGCGGAGGTCAACGCGCCCGAGGTCTACGACATCCTGGAAACCGTCTCCTCGAGCATGCAGGCCCTCGACGGCGTGACGGATACGAAAACGTACATCGCGATGGACTAGTACCGTTCCAACCGTCGACTGATGGGTCGAACCGGCCCGCACGAGCGGATTCGACCCATCAGTTCAGGCTTGGACCGCCACTAGCGGCGAGCGCCGACCTTCGAAGTCGGACTCGTTGCCCGGTCTCGTCCCGTTCCGTTCGACAGCGATCGACGATCGGCGCGACGATCGACGGCGTTCCGTCCGGAAGATCACATCGGCATGCCGCCACCTTCTCCTGGTCCCTCGTCAACCGCGCCCTCCGCGTTCTGCTGGGCGCTCTCGAGGAGCGTCGCGGCCGGGCCGCGGTAGTCGTAGCCGGGGATGATCCCCTGGGCGAAGGTCCCTTCGACGAACTCGATGAGCGCCTTTGCGTCCTCGACCCCCTCCGTCGCGTTCCAGGCGACGTACTCGAGGTCGACGGTCACCTCGCGGGGGCCGCGTTCGACCGCCGGTTCCTGGTGGGTGCTCGTGTGGGCGACGGTGAACGCGTCCTCGAGTCGCCGCTCGAGGGTCTCGTACCAGCCGTCCTCGACGACCGGGGCGACCGTCTCGCCCTCGACTGCCTCGTCGAGCGTCGGCAGCGTGACGGTGATCGAGAACCGGGCGTCGCGCTTTCCCTCGGCGTTCGTGGCGGTGACGACGGCGTCGAAGACCGTCGTCTCGAGTCGGTAGGCCGCGCTGTCGTCGGTCGCCTCGAACGCGTCGTGGGCCTCGAGGGCGCTCGCTGCGGCGTCGGGGATCTCGGTCATTATCGCCGTAAACGGGGGTGACGGAGAAGGATGTTACGTTGTCTCCTCTCGGCAATCGAACCGTTTCGCCCCGAAATCGAGTGTCGGCGCCGGGATCGTTTCACGATCGAAGTCGCTCGTTTCCCGCGGGCACGCCCCGCATAACTACAACCGATATCGCCGTTTTCCGTCGGCATGACTCTCGACAGACACGCCGCCGAACGTCGCCGCTTCGCTCGCCTCCTCGGAACCGACGGAGAGGCCGGGTGCGGGCTCCCGATCGGCGAAGACTCCGGGCAAGGGTCGGAGCCGCGATCCGACACGGGCGGCGACGCGAAACGCGGGGGAGAGGACGAGCATCGACACGGATCGGTACGTGCGGACGAAGACACCGCCCGCTCGCGCGGCACGAGTAACTCGAGCGCGGAGTGAGGAGTGAAGAGTGAGGAGTGAACACTCCGGGGCGCTCGAGCGTGGATACGGGACGCGACGCTCCCGGAGCGAATGAGTCGGCGCGAACCGACGTCGACACGATCGCTTCCCTCGGGACCGTCAGGAGACCGTTCGCTCCTCGAGGAACGAGTTGAGCGCCGTCGCGACTTCCTCGAAGTCCTTGACCGTGAGGCCGTCGGTCGTCGCGAAAACGCCTTCGCTTTCGGTCGTTACCCTGATCAGGAACCCGTTGTCGAAGACGCGGATCGTGTAGTTGTACTCGCCGAGTTCGGAACTCTCGTAGGCCGTCTGGGCCGTCTTGAACCCGCGCCACTCGTGGCCGATGAACGTCGAGAGGTCGGCGTCGCGCTCGAGGTCCTCCCGCAGGTAGACCTGTTCGTAGTCGTCGCGGGTGAAGTAGGTCACCGACCGGAGGCTGTCGCCGATCGCCGTCCGGCAGGTGGTTACGATCCGGTCCGCCGCCTCCGGGGTGAGCAACCCTGTTGCCATGTCGGCCGGTCGGACCGCGCCACCGTAACTCCCGGGGGAAGTTCTCAACCAGTTGAACGGACAACCGACGCCGCGGCTCAGGCTCAGGCCGCGTCGATCGCGCGATCCAGGTCCGCGATGACGTCCTCGACGTCCTCGATGCCGACCGAGAGGCGCACGAGGTCGTCGGTGACGCCGCTCGCGAGTTTCTCCTCCTCCGTGAGCTGCTGGTGGGTCGTGCTCGCCGGGTGGATGATCAGCGTCTTCGCGTCGCCGACGTTCGCGAGCAGGCTCGCGAGGTCGACCTCGTTACAGACCGTCTCGGCCGCGTCGTAGCCGCCCTCGAGGCCGAAGGTGATCATGCCGCCGTAGCCGCCCTCGAGGTACTTCGTCGCGTTCTCGTGGGTCTCGTGGCTCTCGAGGCCGGGGTAGTTGACCCACTCGACCTCGGGGTGGTCCTCCAGATACTCCGCGACCGCCTGGGCGTTCTCGCAGTGTTTCTCCATGCGCAGCGGCAGGCTCTCGAGTTTCTGCAGCGTGACCCAGGCGTCGAACGGTGCCTGCTGGTTGCCCAGGTCGCGCAACCCGCGGGTGCGTGCGGCGATGGCGAACGCCTGCTCGCCGAACGTCTCGTAGAAGTTGACGCCGTGGTAGGCGGGGTTCGGCTCGGCGATCTCGGGGTAGTCGCCCTCGTCCCAGGGGAACGAACCGCCGTCGACGAGGACCCCGCCGACGGTCGAGCCCGCGCCGTGGATCCACTTCGTCGTCGAGTTCCAGACGAGGTCGGCGCCGTGCTCGAGCGGCCGGCAGAGGTACGGCGTCGCGAACGTGTTGTCGACGAACAGCGGGACGTCGTGGTCGTGGGCGATGTCCGCGATCCGTTCGATGTCCGGCGTCACCAGCGCGGGGTTGCCGATCGTCTCGAGGTGGACGAACGCGGTGTCGTCGTCGATGGCCTCCTCGTAGGCCTCGTAGTCGAGCGTGTCGACGAACTTCGTCTCGACGCCGCGTTTCTCGACGGTGTGGGTGAGGTAGGTGTAGGTCCCGCCGTACAGCGACGACGAGGAGACGATGTTGTCGCCCGCCTCGGCGAGGATGAACGTCGCGAGGTCGAACGCGGCCATCCCCGAGGAGGTCGCGAGCGCCCCGACGCCGCCCTCGAGCGTCGCGATACGCTCCTCGAGGGCGGCGTTCGTCGGGTTCATGATCCGCGAGTAGATGTTGCCGAACTGCTCGAGTCCGAACAGGTCGGCGGCGTGCTCGGTGTCCTCGAATTCGTAAGAAGTGGTCTGGTACAGCGGCGGCGCTCGCGCTCCCGTCGTCGGGTCGGGCTCGTACCCGGCGTGGATGCTGTCAGTGGCGAACCGGCGATCGTCGGTGTCCTCGCTCATACGTGCCGACACTCGCATCCGGGGAACCTAAAACCGCGAGTTGTCGCAAAAGACGCCGACGTCGAGGACGACGGCCGCTGAGCGCGACTGTCGAGAACTCGTCGGACCGTGACGCGGTCAGAGGAACGGGAACGGCGCGGTCAGCGCGAAGATCGACGCGAGCGGGTCCCGGAGCAGGACGAGCAACAGCCCCGCGCCGACCGCCGCGGCCGTCCAGACGATCATGATGAACAGCATCCGCTTGACCTCCGCTTTCCGTTCGCCGCCGGTCAACCCGTCGGATTCTCCGTGGCTCATTGACGGCAGTCGTTCCGCCACGGACATAATTCTACCTCTCGAGACCGTCCCGGACGCGAAAACGACCGGCGGACGCTCACCGTCGACGCGTCCCCGGAACGAGCGCGACGACCGCGACCACAACCCCGAGCGCCACTGCGAGCGCGAGCAGGCCCGTGAATCCGGGCACCGGTTCCGAGTCGGTGTCGCCGGACTCCGACCCTGCTCCCGAACTGTTGGCCGGTGTCCCTTCGGAACCGGGATCGGTCGCATCCGAATCGGTTGCGGGCTCGCCGACCGTTACCGTCCCCGCACCGAGCGTCGGATCGACTGCGCTGCCGCCGTCAGCGTCGACCTGCGCGTTCGACACCCGTAACTCCGTTTCCCCGGGGGCAACGCCGGTGACGGCGACTCGTGCCAGCGTGACGTTCGCCGCGCCGTCCGTAACCGCGTCGTCGAGGTCGACGGCCTCGAGGGTGACCGACCGCTCGTCCGCGCTCACGACCGGATCGGTGGTGATCCCGAACTGCTCCGGGTAGCTCGCGTCCGAAACCGTCGCGACCCCGGCCGACTCGAGTTCGAGTTCGAGCGTAAAGCCCGCGAGCCCGTTCGGCGCGTCGGTCAGCGCGACGCGGTGAATGCCTGGCTCCCCATCGGCGGGATCGCCGACCGTCGCGTCCGAGACGACGATTTCGGGGCCCTCGGTCGCGCTCGCCGCGGGTCCGACCGCGAGCGTCGCCACGAGCGCGAGGCAGGCCCCGGCCATGCCGAGCCCGACGAGAACGCTCCCGATCGACGGCCGCCGGAATCGCGACACGACTGCACGCCGGCAGGTTCGGATCGACGGTGTCCCGGTCACAGTTCGTCGTACAGCGCGACGACGTCGTCGTAGTCGATGCGGCCGTTCTCGTTGAAGTCGAACGCCTCGTCGTTTAGCTGCACGGCGTCGTCCTCGAGGTGCTCGAACAGGACGACGACGTCGTCGTAGTCGAGCCGGCCGTTGCCGTTGACGTCCTCGAACCTGCCGTCGCCGTCGGGATCGGTCGGCGCGTCGGTCGGCCCCGATCCGCCACCGCCGATCGGCGGCGGGCCGGTCACGACGACGCTCGGCCGGGACTGCGGGTCGATTGAGGCGGCATCATCGTCGTCCAGAGCGTGGACGTCGATCGTCAGATCGGTCGTTCCCGGTCCGGTTCCCTCGAGTTCGAGCGTCGCCAGCGTGACCTGCCGCCCGGAGCCGATCTCGTCCTCGAGGTCAGCGAAGCGGAACTCGACGCTCGAGCCGTCTCCGACGGTCGGACCGCTGGTGAGTTCGAGCCCGTCGTGGTAGCTGGCGTCGACGATTTCGGCAACCGCTGGGTGTTCGACGGACACCGTAACCCGACCGCCCGCGATGCCGTCCGGCACCGACGAAACCGTGAGATCGACCTCGCCCGTCGCGCCGTGGCTGACGGCGAGCGAGTCGACGGTGATCGTCGTCGGTGGCTCGTACACCCACAGCGCGTCGTTGGGATACGAGCGGCCGAAGCGACCCTTGTCCTCACAGAGGAGAACGCGGCCGTCGTCCATCACCATCACGTTGTCGAGGTTGATGAGCGAGACGTCCTGCAGCGATTCGGGATCGCTGGGATTCGGGCCGACGATGACCGGCTCGAGCCGGGAGACGTCGTAGTGCTCGTCGAGTTCACCCCGGTAGAGGAGGCCGGTGTCGACCTCGTCGAACCGAAGGTCACCCTGCTCGTCGGTCATCGAACCGCCCAGCGAGGAGATAGCGAAGTAGATGAAGTCGCCGGGTTCGGCCTCGTCGTGGGCGTCGATCCCTTCGGCCTTGTTGAACTCGACGGTAGCGCCGATCTCCTTCGCGGCCGCGCGAGTCTCGAGGAAGGGGACGCGACGAAGTTCCTCGTCGACGCCGTCGGGGCCGTACTCCTCGTACTGCCGGGCCCACTCGACGATCTCCTCGTCGGTGATGTAGTCCTGGTTGCCGTTGATCGCGACTTCCTCGTCGGCCTCGAGAAGCGCCTGCTCGAGGTCTTCCGCCCAGTCGGTTTCGGCGTGGGTCTCGAGGTAGTCGACCTGCGTGACGTCGTCGTACTCGGCGATCCAGGACTCGACCTCGGCGTTGCTGGCGGTTCCCAGCGGCAGCCACTCGACGTCGAGGTCGACCTCACCGACGGTTCCCGTGCCGACCTCGGTCGCTGCGATGGCGTACAGGGTTCCGCGGACGTCCATCGGATCGTCGTACTCGGTGATCGGCTCGTCGGCCACGAACTTGTAGATGCCCTTCGCACCGCCGTCGGAGGCGCCGTAGACCGTCTTCTCGTCGGGCATGAACTCCGGACACTCCCAGGCTGCACGGCCCATAACCCAGTGTTTCACTGGCTGCTGGTTCTCGGGATCGTCAGCCGTGGGATTGGTGATCTCGACGAAGTACCCGTAGCGGTACCGGTTGGGGAAGACATCCCCGATGGGCCGCCTCGTGTTCTCCCCTTCCTCGCGGTCGACCGGTTCGGCCCCTAGATAGTACGCGAGTTTCTCGTTGCCGGAGAGCGCCCAGGCCCCCGATGGGTACCAGGCGTCGTCGCCGAAGTGCTCCTCGAGAGCGTCGGTCACGTTCGGTGCGTTCGGTCGGTTCCAGAACTCGCTGCCGCCGCGGATACCGACGCCGCTACCTTCCTCGGTGATATCGCTGACCGTGTGGGTGCCGCTGACCCTCGGATGGCCGTACTCTTCCTCGGCGGAGACCGGGGTCTCCCAGGGGGTCAGGTCGCCGTAACAGTTGATTTTCGTCCCGCCGAGTGCGCGGAAGGCGTCGGTGTTCTCGACCTGCAGCGCCCGCTCCAGATCGGCTTGCCAGTACCCGTCCTCGTCGCGGTATAGCGGCGTCCGGGAGATGCCACCGGGGCGCGTCTCGTGGTTCGTGAAGAGATAGCCCTCCGTGCCGTCCTCGGTCGTCGACACGAAGAAGTTCATGTCGGTGACGTCGCCGACGCCGACGTAGCTCTCGTCGACGAGGTCCGCGACGTCTTCGCCGTCGGGCGTCTCCTGGTGCCCCCAGCGTTCGGTCCCGCCGTTGATCTCGTCACCAGCCCGGGCGAGCAACCGATACTCGCCCGTTGCGGTCTTGACTTTCCGCTGCTCTTCTTCGGTTCGCGGGGGTTCCATCTCCTCGAACTCATCGTTTTTCCCGTTGAACGTGAACTGGAAGTCGTCGATGACGCCGACGCCACCCTCGTTCCACGGCTCCGGGTTGTCGGTGCTCGGGGCCTGGAGGCTGTACACCATTTCGCCGGTCTCGAAGACGAACGGGCCGGTGACCTCCGCGCCGAACGCCGTCGTCGAGAGTCGCTTCATCGACCCCTCGACGTACGGTGCTGCAGGCGTATCGTGTTCGTCCGGCCGCTCCTGTGCACTTGCGCTCCCGACCGCGCTGACGCCGACCGCGGCGGCGACGGACGAGGCCATCAGGTTTCGCCTGGTAAATTCGACCATGCAGCCGGAGAATGCTGAAATTATCAAATAGCGCTTTATAATATGGGCCTATACGAATGAATAGATGACCTTTTGGCCGATAGAATTATATATTCCGCCAGGACGGCCGATAGAGTTATGTGCGTTGCTAGCCGCCTCGTTCCGATCTCGAGTCCTATATAGCGATCCCTACGCCCGCAGTCGCGTCTCGTGAAGTGGGACCGGAGTTTGAACGCACCGTCGCGGCCCCGACTGGCCGGCGCCACGACGGCTGTCAGCGAAAAAGGAGTCGGTCAGCGGTTCTGCGGTCGCTCGCTACTCGAGGCCCTGATCCGCCGCCTCGCTTCGAATCTCGTCGGCGCGGCGCCGGACCCACGAGAGATACCGCTCGATTTCGGACGGATCCGCGCCGTAGAAGGAGCCGACCCAGTTCACGTCGCCCCAGGGGCAGGCGACGAGGTACGCAGCGAGCGTATCCTTCCCCCCTTGGACGACCTCCGGCGGAATCCCGCGGTCGCCGGTCCCTTCCTCGACGAAGCCGTTCACGTCGAAGTAGACGTCGGCGTAGAGCCGGGCATCCTCGAGGGAATCGAACGCGGTTTCGGCGTGATCGGGTGCCTCGAACCGGTAGCGCGGTTCGGCGTCGGCATCGGCATCGGCATCGGCGTCGGCGTCGGCGTCGGCGTCGGCGGATTCGGCTTCGGTTTCGACGATTCGAACGCCGAGGATGTACTCCTCGACGACTGCGTCGGCGGGTTCGGGGGAAGCATCGGAGGTTGACATGACCGGTCCTATCAGTACCCGAACTCGTCACGGTATTGAACGTATATATGAGGACTATATTCCGCTCGTGAACGACCCGGAACGCTACGTCGACATCGACACGCGAGCGATGACGCCCTCGCTACGAACCGGCCTTGACATCCTCCCACCCCTGAAGGGGTGGGCTTTCGCTCGCTATCTGTCAGTGGTTCCGCCGCCATCGGCACCCGATCCCTGCTCCGTGGCGGTGTCGCCACCGCTGCCGGTCGTCATCTCGAGGACTGCCTCGGCCTCGACCGGAAGCGTCGGCGACACGGATCAGGAACCGGTCTCCGTCGACGTGTCCCCCGCGACTCGAGGGAGGCAGC of the Halobiforma lacisalsi AJ5 genome contains:
- a CDS encoding complex I NDUFA9 subunit family protein; protein product: MKILVAGGTGFIGRNLCTELHDRGHDVTALSRSPDDRGLPDGVEVAMGDVSAADSIRDAVAGHDAVVNLVALSPLFQPRGTDHETVHLRGTENLVDLAETEGVDRFVQLSALGADPQGDTDYIRAKGKAEGVVRESDLEWTIFRPSVVFGDGGEFVEFTKELTTPYVTGLPGGGKTRFQPIWVGDLVPMLADALEDETHVGETYEVAGPEVLTLAEVTELAYEAEGKSVTVLPIPMPLAKLGLTAADPLPFVPFGPDQARSLEMDNTVTGNDMTAFGVDVDDLTTLGAYLGLEPQPISSGTPRESV
- the tmk gene encoding dTMP kinase, translated to MLVTLEGLDGSGKTTVWEALQDAYPDAVFTREPTNDSWYGDAVYRSIEDDDADSLAELFLYTADHADHLTRKIEPALERGDLVVSDRYSDSRFAYQGATLEDYDRLEVPDPLEYVVAVHAPFTIDPDLTIYLDVDPDTAADRAGATNKFERVDYLETVRKNYERLVERHPDRFVRVDANRSPEAVLEDVEDALTDAVGDGY
- a CDS encoding Lrp/AsnC family transcriptional regulator; amino-acid sequence: MVTAFVMVKANTGEADRLRTEMEAIEGVRSAHIVAGDVDIIAKAQVDTPAAVKEIAATKIQGIDGVEGTQTYIAMD
- a CDS encoding potassium channel family protein, yielding MRFVIIGAGRVGLRTARVLRDEGHEVTLVERDEPRVQRARNEAFTVVEGDGSREHFLEEAGIAEADALGALTGDLNVNFTACMIAKHYGCRTVMRIDEAYREEIYRKYADEVDEVIYPERLGAIGAKNALLGGTIRAIADIEQHLQVVELTITDAAPVNGYTISELELPADSRVLAFGKHDGELELPGEDESLEVGDRVVVLADFEVLSDIRQLLVGESASQAVANAGSGSGGVN
- a CDS encoding Lrp/AsnC family transcriptional regulator, whose protein sequence is MVHAFIMVKTAAGKSEGLLADIRGLENVAEAHIVAGNYDIIAEVNAPEVYDILETVSSSMQALDGVTDTKTYIAMD
- a CDS encoding DUF5813 family protein, with protein sequence MTEIPDAAASALEAHDAFEATDDSAAYRLETTVFDAVVTATNAEGKRDARFSITVTLPTLDEAVEGETVAPVVEDGWYETLERRLEDAFTVAHTSTHQEPAVERGPREVTVDLEYVAWNATEGVEDAKALIEFVEGTFAQGIIPGYDYRGPAATLLESAQQNAEGAVDEGPGEGGGMPM
- a CDS encoding DUF7522 family protein; amino-acid sequence: MATGLLTPEAADRIVTTCRTAIGDSLRSVTYFTRDDYEQVYLREDLERDADLSTFIGHEWRGFKTAQTAYESSELGEYNYTIRVFDNGFLIRVTTESEGVFATTDGLTVKDFEEVATALNSFLEERTVS
- a CDS encoding O-acetylhomoserine aminocarboxypropyltransferase/cysteine synthase family protein, whose protein sequence is MSEDTDDRRFATDSIHAGYEPDPTTGARAPPLYQTTSYEFEDTEHAADLFGLEQFGNIYSRIMNPTNAALEERIATLEGGVGALATSSGMAAFDLATFILAEAGDNIVSSSSLYGGTYTYLTHTVEKRGVETKFVDTLDYEAYEEAIDDDTAFVHLETIGNPALVTPDIERIADIAHDHDVPLFVDNTFATPYLCRPLEHGADLVWNSTTKWIHGAGSTVGGVLVDGGSFPWDEGDYPEIAEPNPAYHGVNFYETFGEQAFAIAARTRGLRDLGNQQAPFDAWVTLQKLESLPLRMEKHCENAQAVAEYLEDHPEVEWVNYPGLESHETHENATKYLEGGYGGMITFGLEGGYDAAETVCNEVDLASLLANVGDAKTLIIHPASTTHQQLTEEEKLASGVTDDLVRLSVGIEDVEDVIADLDRAIDAA
- a CDS encoding alkaline phosphatase PhoX, which gives rise to MVEFTRRNLMASSVAAAVGVSAVGSASAQERPDEHDTPAAPYVEGSMKRLSTTAFGAEVTGPFVFETGEMVYSLQAPSTDNPEPWNEGGVGVIDDFQFTFNGKNDEFEEMEPPRTEEEQRKVKTATGEYRLLARAGDEINGGTERWGHQETPDGEDVADLVDESYVGVGDVTDMNFFVSTTEDGTEGYLFTNHETRPGGISRTPLYRDEDGYWQADLERALQVENTDAFRALGGTKINCYGDLTPWETPVSAEEEYGHPRVSGTHTVSDITEEGSGVGIRGGSEFWNRPNAPNVTDALEEHFGDDAWYPSGAWALSGNEKLAYYLGAEPVDREEGENTRRPIGDVFPNRYRYGYFVEITNPTADDPENQQPVKHWVMGRAAWECPEFMPDEKTVYGASDGGAKGIYKFVADEPITEYDDPMDVRGTLYAIAATEVGTGTVGEVDLDVEWLPLGTASNAEVESWIAEYDDVTQVDYLETHAETDWAEDLEQALLEADEEVAINGNQDYITDEEIVEWARQYEEYGPDGVDEELRRVPFLETRAAAKEIGATVEFNKAEGIDAHDEAEPGDFIYFAISSLGGSMTDEQGDLRFDEVDTGLLYRGELDEHYDVSRLEPVIVGPNPSDPESLQDVSLINLDNVMVMDDGRVLLCEDKGRFGRSYPNDALWVYEPPTTITVDSLAVSHGATGEVDLTVSSVPDGIAGGRVTVSVEHPAVAEIVDASYHDGLELTSGPTVGDGSSVEFRFADLEDEIGSGRQVTLATLELEGTGPGTTDLTIDVHALDDDDAASIDPQSRPSVVVTGPPPIGGGGSGPTDAPTDPDGDGRFEDVNGNGRLDYDDVVVLFEHLEDDAVQLNDEAFDFNENGRIDYDDVVALYDEL